One genomic segment of Actinomycetota bacterium includes these proteins:
- a CDS encoding sigma-70 family RNA polymerase sigma factor — protein sequence MSQGTLMLDRSAPMGTVDLSEARDRELMARLHRRDEEAFRGLFHRYAPTAKALAQRVVRQSHLAEEIVQEAFMAVWRDPGAYDGDRGSVKSWLMGMVHHRAVDLVRREEAHRRRAEAAIPQALEEQADHADDVVRQLGRPEERRIVRAALTDLPAEQRDVLEMMYFAGLSQSQIAEKTGSPLGTVKSRTLLGMRRMREVLAEVER from the coding sequence TTGTCGCAGGGGACGCTGATGCTGGATCGGAGCGCGCCGATGGGCACGGTTGACCTGTCCGAGGCGCGCGACCGTGAGCTGATGGCTCGCCTCCATCGCCGCGATGAGGAGGCGTTCCGCGGTCTGTTCCATCGATACGCGCCGACGGCCAAGGCGCTCGCGCAGAGGGTCGTGCGGCAATCGCATCTGGCGGAGGAGATCGTGCAGGAGGCGTTCATGGCGGTCTGGAGGGATCCGGGCGCCTACGACGGCGATCGGGGCTCGGTGAAGAGCTGGCTCATGGGCATGGTGCACCACCGTGCCGTCGATCTCGTGCGCCGAGAGGAGGCGCACCGACGGCGCGCCGAGGCGGCCATCCCGCAGGCGCTCGAGGAGCAGGCCGATCACGCCGACGACGTCGTCCGACAGCTCGGGCGGCCAGAGGAGCGTCGAATCGTGCGGGCCGCCCTCACCGACCTGCCCGCCGAACAGCGGGACGTGCTCGAGATGATGTACTTCGCCGGCCTGTCCCAATCGCAGATCGCCGAGAAGACCGGCAGCCCGCTCGGCACCGTGAAGTCCCGGACGCTGCTCGGCATGCGCCGGATGCGCGAGGTGCTCGCGGAGGTGGAGCGATGA
- a CDS encoding CBS domain-containing protein: MTRTVADVMTRTVVVVPGSAPFKQVVRAMREYRVSALPVTDADGLIVGVVSEADMILREDPSVLEPHFFEGHTRRDERKKAEALVARDLMTAPPVTIGPQASVAEAARMMHERDVKRLPVIDLEGRIVGIVSRMDLLAEFLRDDDDIKTEVCRVLADDLAIAADQVLVLVEDGVVHLEGRIERRSLVPTIWGAVRAVPGVVGLDERLTWELDDTITPVSPVPWVGF; the protein is encoded by the coding sequence ATGACACGCACCGTGGCCGACGTGATGACCAGGACCGTCGTGGTGGTGCCGGGCTCAGCACCCTTCAAGCAGGTCGTCCGCGCGATGAGGGAGTACCGGGTGAGCGCCCTGCCCGTGACCGACGCCGACGGCTTGATCGTGGGCGTGGTCTCCGAAGCCGACATGATCCTGCGTGAGGACCCATCCGTGCTCGAGCCGCACTTCTTCGAGGGGCACACTCGTCGTGACGAGCGGAAGAAGGCCGAGGCGTTGGTGGCCCGCGATCTGATGACCGCCCCGCCGGTGACGATCGGCCCGCAGGCGTCGGTGGCCGAAGCCGCGCGGATGATGCACGAACGTGACGTGAAGAGACTACCGGTGATCGATCTCGAAGGAAGAATCGTCGGCATCGTCTCTCGCATGGACCTGCTGGCGGAGTTCCTGCGCGACGACGACGACATCAAGACCGAGGTCTGCCGGGTGCTCGCCGACGATCTCGCGATCGCCGCCGATCAGGTGCTGGTGCTCGTCGAGGACGGCGTCGTGCATCTCGAAGGACGCATCGAGCGCAGGTCGCTCGTCCCGACGATCTGGGGAGCCGTGCGCGCTGTACCCGGTGTCGTCGGCCTCGACGAACGGCTCACCTGGGAGCTCGACGACACCATCACGCCGGTGTCACCGGTTCCCTGGGTCGGCTTCTGA
- a CDS encoding anti-sigma factor yields the protein MTRDHTVIEELLAVDALGGLDGGDRGLLELERASHGTGCPDCTALEAGFAEIAGRLAFALDPEPVDDAIADRILGGGGASATTETIVEIPDELEEHRARRPRVWQALVAAAAVVAIALVAVGAIVPSTTSVRATTSQRLVAFTGDTEGSLAMAFTPGEPGAVFWGSDLPEPGADRVYEIWMIEGDEAVSGGCVSPTDGVVAVRVEASVGTTDTMAVTTEPSDCPSTPSGDPVLVADLTTVV from the coding sequence ATGACGCGCGACCATACCGTGATCGAGGAGCTCTTGGCGGTCGACGCGCTCGGCGGGCTCGATGGCGGCGACCGAGGCCTGCTCGAGCTTGAGCGTGCGTCGCACGGAACGGGTTGCCCCGACTGCACCGCCCTCGAGGCTGGATTCGCGGAGATCGCGGGCCGTCTGGCGTTCGCGCTCGACCCCGAGCCGGTCGATGACGCCATAGCCGATCGCATCCTGGGCGGGGGCGGCGCATCGGCGACGACCGAGACGATCGTCGAGATCCCCGATGAGCTCGAGGAGCACAGGGCGCGACGCCCGCGTGTCTGGCAGGCGTTGGTCGCGGCGGCGGCCGTCGTCGCGATCGCGCTCGTGGCTGTCGGCGCGATCGTGCCGTCGACCACGAGCGTGCGGGCGACGACGTCCCAGCGACTCGTCGCCTTCACCGGCGACACCGAGGGCAGCCTCGCGATGGCGTTCACGCCCGGCGAGCCCGGAGCGGTGTTCTGGGGCAGTGACCTCCCCGAGCCCGGCGCGGATCGCGTCTACGAGATCTGGATGATCGAGGGCGACGAGGCCGTGTCGGGGGGATGCGTCTCACCGACCGACGGAGTGGTCGCCGTGCGGGTCGAGGCGAGCGTCGGCACGACCGACACGATGGCCGTGACGACCGAGCCGTCGGACTGCCCCTCGACGCCCTCGGGCGATCCCGTCCTCGTCGCGGACCTGACCACCGTGGTCTGA
- a CDS encoding FAD:protein FMN transferase yields MGTTLSMYGPPEAFDEGWEAVVATFRREERRCSRFRPDSELSRLNRRAGSWTRLSDGLGSLLRYSLDRAASTEGAFDPTVLRAVESAGYDRDLDEVIRAARGVLGPPVPCGRWAEIELGDGEVRLPPGVGLDLGGVAKGWSVDLAVDAAISAGIPWVLVAAGGDLRVSEHAPLLPIDVDDPEVAGGSILTLLVDRGALATSSTAKRSWGTGLHHVIDPRTGAPAITDAIQVTVWGPTCADAEVAATVALLRGTRSVHDAPSVVVGVDGTVRHSIRGDRGPRLEAA; encoded by the coding sequence ATGGGAACCACCCTCAGCATGTACGGCCCACCCGAGGCCTTCGACGAGGGCTGGGAGGCCGTGGTAGCCACCTTCCGTCGCGAGGAACGGCGGTGCAGTCGGTTCCGCCCCGACAGCGAGCTGTCGCGTCTGAACCGTCGCGCGGGTTCGTGGACGCGCCTCTCGGACGGCCTCGGGTCGCTGCTCCGCTACTCGCTCGATCGAGCCGCATCGACCGAGGGAGCGTTCGACCCCACCGTGCTTCGTGCCGTCGAATCCGCCGGCTACGATCGGGATCTCGACGAGGTGATCCGCGCGGCGAGGGGCGTGCTGGGACCCCCGGTCCCCTGCGGGCGATGGGCAGAGATCGAGCTGGGAGACGGGGAGGTCCGCCTCCCTCCCGGCGTCGGGCTGGACCTCGGTGGCGTCGCCAAAGGCTGGAGCGTCGACCTCGCGGTCGACGCGGCGATCTCGGCTGGGATCCCGTGGGTACTCGTCGCAGCCGGAGGTGACCTGCGCGTGAGCGAGCACGCGCCGCTGCTGCCGATCGACGTCGACGACCCTGAGGTGGCCGGCGGATCGATCCTGACGCTGCTGGTCGACCGTGGCGCGCTCGCCACTTCGAGCACGGCGAAGCGCTCGTGGGGCACCGGTCTGCACCACGTGATCGACCCGCGAACGGGAGCGCCCGCGATCACCGACGCGATCCAAGTCACCGTCTGGGGTCCCACGTGCGCCGACGCCGAGGTCGCGGCCACCGTCGCGCTGTTGCGGGGAACGCGATCGGTCCACGATGCGCCGAGCGTGGTCGTCGGGGTCGACGGCACCGTCCGCCACTCGATCCGGGGCGATCGTGGCCCCCGTCTGGAGGCGGCATGA
- a CDS encoding diguanylate cyclase, producing the protein MDDAMTVMLVGLETTMADELADDERFDVRSADSVDQIDTGEPVDAVVVAMDGPGPLELLGSLRGKAPEAAIVVVTEAGREADGAVAMHAGAEDHLVVGSIPHGLLPRAVHYAVSIRRLRRELATTDEATGLPNLRGFVPIAEHHLHMADRSQNPVVFLFVRLEGEITDEDARQAAEVLLEAVRDADLPARITDDTFTVLLTGNALGAETLVLSRLVEAIAVHNAAQDPPHPLSLSVGSALYDPASPNTLSEILETAGRRLHDRSEG; encoded by the coding sequence ATGGACGACGCGATGACGGTGATGCTCGTAGGACTCGAGACGACGATGGCCGACGAGCTCGCCGACGACGAGCGGTTCGACGTACGGTCCGCCGACAGCGTCGATCAGATCGACACCGGGGAGCCCGTCGACGCGGTGGTCGTCGCGATGGACGGGCCGGGACCGTTGGAGCTGCTCGGCTCCCTGCGCGGCAAGGCACCCGAGGCCGCGATCGTGGTCGTCACCGAGGCCGGCCGTGAGGCCGACGGCGCGGTCGCGATGCACGCGGGTGCCGAGGACCACCTCGTCGTCGGCTCGATCCCGCACGGGCTCCTGCCCAGGGCCGTGCACTACGCGGTGTCGATCCGCCGGCTCCGACGCGAGCTCGCGACGACCGACGAGGCGACCGGCCTGCCGAACCTGCGCGGCTTCGTGCCGATCGCCGAGCATCACCTGCACATGGCCGATCGCAGCCAGAACCCCGTCGTCTTCCTGTTCGTACGCCTCGAGGGCGAGATCACCGACGAGGATGCGCGGCAGGCGGCCGAGGTGCTGCTCGAGGCCGTTCGCGACGCCGACCTGCCCGCCCGCATCACCGACGACACGTTCACCGTGTTGTTGACCGGCAACGCCCTGGGCGCCGAGACCCTCGTGCTCTCTCGGCTGGTGGAGGCGATCGCCGTGCACAACGCCGCGCAGGATCCTCCCCACCCACTCTCGCTCTCGGTCGGCAGCGCCCTCTACGACCCGGCATCGCCGAACACGCTGTCCGAGATCCTCGAGACCGCGGGTCGCAGGCTGCACGATCGCTCGGAGGGCTGA
- a CDS encoding ferric reductase-like transmembrane domain-containing protein, giving the protein MSTWILLRAAGIGSYLMLFLSVAWGLIATTSVVTKRISKPSANLFHAFVASTGLALLGVHLGLLLIDEFMPFSFSALTVPMASDYRPVAISAGVIAMYAIVVVVVSSWLRRPLGTTWWRRLHVLAVPAFTLALLHGVFAGTDTERPWMFAIYAITGLMVVFLTIVRALTYGYRSPRPAPPVRSRPREPVTPA; this is encoded by the coding sequence ATGAGCACGTGGATCCTGTTGCGGGCTGCCGGCATCGGCAGCTACCTGATGCTGTTCCTCTCCGTCGCCTGGGGGCTCATCGCGACCACGTCGGTGGTGACGAAGCGCATCTCGAAGCCGTCGGCGAACCTGTTCCACGCGTTCGTGGCTTCGACGGGCCTCGCGCTGCTCGGGGTTCACCTCGGCCTGCTGCTGATCGATGAGTTCATGCCGTTCTCGTTCAGCGCGCTCACGGTTCCCATGGCGTCGGACTATCGCCCCGTCGCGATCTCGGCCGGTGTGATCGCCATGTACGCGATCGTGGTCGTGGTCGTGTCCTCATGGCTCCGCAGGCCGCTCGGCACGACGTGGTGGCGGCGGCTCCACGTGCTCGCGGTGCCCGCGTTCACGCTCGCGCTCCTGCACGGCGTCTTCGCCGGCACCGACACCGAGCGCCCGTGGATGTTCGCGATCTACGCGATCACCGGGCTGATGGTCGTCTTCCTCACGATCGTGCGAGCGCTGACGTACGGCTACCGCTCGCCGCGGCCGGCTCCGCCCGTCAGAAGCCGACCCAGGGAACCGGTGACACCGGCGTGA